The Brockia lithotrophica region ATTTTGCGGGCGGAGGCCAGCTCTACCCCTTTCGCCACGCTTCGAGGGCGTTTTGGGCGAGGCGGAAAAAGACGTCCGCCTCGAGGCTCTTGGAGCCTACGAGCGCTCCGTCGGAAACCCCGGGTCGCACGAATCCCCCTACGTTGTCCGGATCTACGCTTCCGCCGTAGACGATGGGAACGCCGTCTGCGGGCGCGCCGAATCGCTCGCGTAAGTACGCGCGGATGCGCGCGACGGCCTGCGCCGCATCTTCGGGGGTCGCCGGAATGCCCGTTCCGATTGCCCATACGGGCTCGTAGGCGACGACGAACGTTCCGGGAAACGCCTCGCGCTCCCCGAGTACCCCGTCCAACTGGCGAAGGAGCACCTCGTCCGTCCTGCCCGTCCGCCGCTCCTCCGCCGTTTCCCCGACGCAGAGGACGGGAACGAACCCGCGGGCGACGAGGGCGTCGAACTTCCGCCGGAGGAAGGCGTCCTCCTCTCCCAGGATGTGCCGCCGCTCCGAGTGACCGACGAGTACGTAGCGCACGCCGAGCTCCGCGAGCATAGGGGGAGAGATCTCCCCCGTAAACGCCCCCCCGTCTTCCGGGTAGACGTTTTGCGCCCCGAGGGAGGCCCCTACGAGCGCTTCCCCAACCGCGGCCAGGGCCGTAAAGGGCGGGAAGAGGACTGCTTCGGCCTCTTCCCCTAGGGGGGATTCCTCCACGAGGGAATTCCAGCGGGCGACGTACTCCCGCGCTTCGCGGACGGTCTTGTGCATTTTCCAGTTCGCGCCAAGCCAGGGCTTCACGCCCACCACCTCACGCGTCCGGGAGGACGGCGATGCCCGGAAGCTCCTTGCCTTCGAGAAATTCGAGCGTCGCCCCCCCACCCGTGGAGAGATGGGACACCTTGTCTTCTACTCCCGCAAGCTTCACGGCAGCGAGGGAATCGCCTCCACCGATCACGGAATACGCGCCGCTTTCGGCCACCGCGCGGGCGACGGCGATCGTCCCTTCGGCAAACGGGGAGAGTTCGAAGACGCCCATGGGGCCGTTCCACACGATTGTCCGCGCACCCCGGAGCCTTTCACGATAGAGCTCCCGCGTCCGAGGGCCGATGTCGCCGATCCGGCCGTCCGCAGGAACCTCCTCTACGGGGACGACCTGCGTCTCCGCCGTCTCAGAAATCTCCGCGGCCACTACGGCATCCACGGGGAGAAGAAGGTCTACGCCGAGCGCCTCCGCGTCGCACAAAAGGCGGCGGGCGACATCCACGCCATCGGGTTCGTACAAACTCAGGCCCACCTCGTATCCCCGGGCGACGAGGAAGGTGTTGGCAATACCCCCGCCTACGAGAAGGGCGTCCACGCGCCCCAGGAGGTTTTCGATCACGCCGATCTTATCGGCGATCTTCGCCCCGCCCAAGATGGCGACGAACGGACGCTCCGGTTGTTCCAGAACCCGCCGGAGAACCTCGACTTCGCGGGCGAGAAGGAATCCCGAAACGGAAGGGAGAAGGCGCGCCACTCCTTCCGTGGAAGCGTGGGCGCGGTGCGCCGTCCCGAAGGCGTCATTCACGTACACGTCCGCAAGGCGGGCCAGACGGGCTGCAAAATCCGGATCGTTTTTCGTCTCCTCGGGGTAGTAGCGGACGTTTTCCAGAAGGAGCACCTCGCCGGGGCGGAGTTCCTCCGCCATACGTTCGACCTCCGGACCTACGACGTCCGGCGCAAGCTTCACCGGCCGGCCCAGGAGCTCCTCGAGGCGGGCGCGTACGGGCGCCAGAGAAAATTCCGGAGCAAAAGGGGCCTTCGGCCGCCCCAGGTGGCTCACGAGGATCACGCGGGCCCCTTCCCGAAGGAGGTATTCGATCGTAGGAAGAGCTTCCCGGATCCGGCGGTCGTCCGCGATCACCCCGTCTTTGACCGGTACGTTGAAGTCGACGCGGACGAGGACGCGTTTCCCGCGCACGTCGATGTCGCGTACCGTCTTCTTGGCCATGATCCTCCCCCCTACCGTGACCAGGTCTTCCGCGCTCGGCGGTTCATCGTTGCGCACCGAGTCAAATTTTACTATACTTTTCGCACGAGGCAAAAGGGACGGGCCACGCCGGGGGGAAAGGCCCGCGTCCCGGCCGACGCGTTTGCTCACAAACCGCGGCGCGCGAGATACGCCGCGAGGTCCACGAGCCGGTTGGCGTACCCCCACTCGTTGTCGTACCAAGCGACGACTTTGACGAGCGTCCCTTCGATGACCATCGTAGAGAGGCCATCTACGATGGCCGAGTGCGGATCGCCGTTGTAGTCGCGGGAGACGAGGGGGAGGTCGGAGTAGGCCAGGATTCCCCGCATGGGGCCTTCCGCCGTGCGGCGGAAGAGGTCGTTCACCTCTTCGACGCCCGTAGGCCGCTCCACCTCGACGACGAGGTCGTTCACGGAGACGTTGGGCGTCGGCACGCGCATGGCCATTCCGTTTAGCTTGCCGTCGAGTTCGGGCAACACCTTGCCGATGGCGCGGGCGGCCCCCGTCGTGGTGGGGATGATGGAAAGGGCGGCGGCGCGCGCGCGCCGGTAGTCCTTGTGGGGCAAGTCGAGGATCTGCTGGTCGTTCGTGTACGAGTGAACGGTGGTCATGAAGCCCCTCTTGATCGTAAAGGCTTCGTGAAGCACCTTGGCTACGGGGGCGAGGCAGTTCGTCGTACACGAACCGTTGGAGATCACGTGGTGCTTCGCCGGATCGTAGCGCCCCTCGTTTACGCCCATGACGACCGTGAGGTCGTCTCCCTTGGCCGGCGCAGAGATGATCACCTTCTTCGCACCGGCTTCCAGGTGCTTGGCGGCGTCCTCGCGGTTCGTAAAGCGCCCGGTAGACTCTACGACTACCTCTACGCCGAGTTCACGCCACGGGAGCTTCGCCGGATCGCGTTCGGCGAGCACGCGAATTCGGCGCCCGTTCACGCGAAAACCGTCGTCTTCGGGAACGACCTCCCAAGGCAAGGTCCCGTGAACCGAGTCAAAACGGAAAAGGTGCGCGAGCATAGGAGCGTCCGTCAAGTCGTTTACCGCGACAATGTCGATCTCGGGTACGCCCTTTTCGAGCCACGCGCGCAGGGTGAGCCTGCCGATGCGACCAAAGCCGTTGATGGCGACACGCACCATGACCTTCGGCAACCTCCTCGGAGAAGAAATTCATGGTAGGCGATCTCGACCCTTGCGACAAATCCCACCACGTTTACGTTTGCTTGGAGGCGTCCGAAACATGCGCGCGGCGTGACCCAACCCACCGGAAATATACCCCAAGAGAGGGTGAGGCGCAAGGAAAAGACCCTTGCGTCCCACCCTCCGGCGTGCTATAATGCCCTTTGCACCCGGAAAACGGCGCGCCCCCGTAGCTCAGTGGATAGAGCAATGGCCTCCGGAGCCATGTGCGGGGGTTCGATTCCCTCCGGGGGCGCCATTTTTTTGGCAAAAGGATTCTAAAGATTTTAAATATGTAAAACTCCTGCCCGGAAACTTGCTTTCCCCTACCGCGTGTCGAGGAGGAACTCTTCCCGCGCAAAGTGGGTAAGGCGGTCGCTCAGGCTTTCGAGGTAGAGAAGGCGGTGCCTGTGGACCACGACCGTGCGATCCAAGCCGAGCCCCGTACGGGCGCGCACGATGAGCGCGTCGTCGTCGACGAGGTTGAGGATCGTCCCGCCGACCTCGACGGGGCGACCGTCCCCCTGAAGGTAAGCGAGGTACACCCTCTCCCCGCGGGCGATCCATTCCCGGATCCTCAGGGAATCCCACAACGTTCCTCGCCCTCCCCGCATCCGGGAATCTCTTCCTGGGTATACTTTCTCCGTTCCTTTTGAGAAATCCTTCCTCTGATCCAAAACTTGTCTGAATTTCCGACTTCTCAAAACGGAAGGCGTGCCGAGGCGAAAAGGCCCGGGTCGGGACGCGGTTTCGAGGCTATAGGAGGCAAGGGGAGCAGAATTCTTTTACCTTTATTGACTTATTGGGGGGAGGGAAGGTACAATGGAAAGCGAAACCGGAAAGGACGGTGAAAGCACGTGATCATCCCTACGGTAGTAGAACGATCCGGGCGCGGGGAACGCGCGTACGACATCTACTCGCGCCTGCTCAAGGACCGGATCATCTTCCTCGGTACGCCGATCGACGACGACGTGGCCAACCTCGTCGTCGCCCAACTCCTCTACCTCGCGGCGGAAGATCCCGAAAAGGACATTTCCCTGTACATCAACAGCCCCGGCGGATCGATCACCGCGGGCCTCGCCATCTACGACACGATGAAGTTCGTCCGGCCTCCCGTAAACACGATCTGCGTGGGGATGTGCGCATCCATGGGGGCGTTCCTCCTCGCGGCGGGGACTCCGGGGAAACGCTTCGCCCTCCCCAACAGCGAGATCATGATCCACCAACCGTGGGGAGGGGCGGAAGGCCAGGCAACGGACATCGCGATCCATGCGCGGCGAATTCTGCGCATGCGCGATCGTCTCAACAGCCTCCTCGCCGAGATGACGGGACAACCCCTGGAGCGCATCGCCCAGGATACGGAGCGCGACCGCTTCCTCACCGCGGAGGAGGCGCGGGAGTACGGGATCATCGACCACGTGATCACGCGACCCACGGACGTCCGCCTGGAACACGCTTCGTAATTCCTTCCAAATGCCGAGGGGCGCACCAGTTCGGTGCGCCCCTCGGCATTTCCGGCAACGCTCTTCCTACACTTCCACGGGATATTCATGGGAGAGGAACTTCGCGAGGGCCGTCACCGCCTCTTCGGCATCGGGTCCATCTGCAAGGAGGACGACTTCTTCGCCGGCGGCAAGGGCAAGTCCCATGACGCCCATGATGCTCTTGGCGTTCACGCGGTGCTCGCCACGTTCGAGGTACACGTTGGCGCGAAAGCGATTCGCCTGCTGCACGAAGCGGGCGGCCGATCGGGCGCGAAGGCCTCCGTGCAGGCGAATCGTCACCGGTCTCGTCACCAGGGCCACCTTTCGTCCCTCGCTTTCCTGCGAGAAAACCACGGAACTAAGGGTATTATACACCGTTGGGTTTTTCCCGCGCGACCTTCGGATGAAGTCGGCGGGCGATCTCGAGAAGCCTCCGCATGCGGTGGTTGACGCCGGACTTCCCGATCGGACCCGAACGCACGTACCTCCCCAGTTCGGCAAGGCTGACTTCGGGATGCGCAAGCCGAGCCTCGGCAATTTCCCGCAAGGCGGGGGGAAGGGAAGCGAGTCCCACGGTGCGCTCGATGGTGCGAATCGCCTCGATTTGGCGCAGGCTCGCTTCGATCGACTTGGCGACGTTTGCCGTTTCTCCGTTCACGAGGCGGTTGACCTGGCCTTTGAGCTCCTTGAACGCCCGGGCATCCTCGAGCTCGAGAACCCCGTGCGTGGATTCGACGACGCGAAGAAATTCGACGATTTCCTCGACGTCCTTCAGGTAGAGGACGGGACTCCCGCGGCGGGAGATCTCCTTGAAGTGCAGGGAAAAGGCGCCGCCGACTTCCCGAAGGACCTCGGCCGCCTCCTCCGTAGGGACGACGAGCTCCAGGTGGTAGGGGTGCGACTTCGGAT contains the following coding sequences:
- a CDS encoding Triosephosphate isomerase, which translates into the protein MKPWLGANWKMHKTVREAREYVARWNSLVEESPLGEEAEAVLFPPFTALAAVGEALVGASLGAQNVYPEDGGAFTGEISPPMLAELGVRYVLVGHSERRHILGEEDAFLRRKFDALVARGFVPVLCVGETAEERRTGRTDEVLLRQLDGVLGEREAFPGTFVVAYEPVWAIGTGIPATPEDAAQAVARIRAYLRERFGAPADGVPIVYGGSVDPDNVGGFVRPGVSDGALVGSKSLEADVFFRLAQNALEAWRKG
- a CDS encoding Phosphoglycerate kinase → MSKRVGRDAGLSPRRGPSLLPRAKSIVKFDSVRNDEPPSAEDLVTVGGRIMAKKTVRDIDVRGKRVLVRVDFNVPVKDGVIADDRRIREALPTIEYLLREGARVILVSHLGRPKAPFAPEFSLAPVRARLEELLGRPVKLAPDVVGPEVERMAEELRPGEVLLLENVRYYPEETKNDPDFAARLARLADVYVNDAFGTAHRAHASTEGVARLLPSVSGFLLAREVEVLRRVLEQPERPFVAILGGAKIADKIGVIENLLGRVDALLVGGGIANTFLVARGYEVGLSLYEPDGVDVARRLLCDAEALGVDLLLPVDAVVAAEISETAETQVVPVEEVPADGRIGDIGPRTRELYRERLRGARTIVWNGPMGVFELSPFAEGTIAVARAVAESGAYSVIGGGDSLAAVKLAGVEDKVSHLSTGGGATLEFLEGKELPGIAVLPDA
- a CDS encoding NAD-dependent glyceraldehyde-3-phosphate dehydrogenase, which encodes MRVAINGFGRIGRLTLRAWLEKGVPEIDIVAVNDLTDAPMLAHLFRFDSVHGTLPWEVVPEDDGFRVNGRRIRVLAERDPAKLPWRELGVEVVVESTGRFTNREDAAKHLEAGAKKVIISAPAKGDDLTVVMGVNEGRYDPAKHHVISNGSCTTNCLAPVAKVLHEAFTIKRGFMTTVHSYTNDQQILDLPHKDYRRARAAALSIIPTTTGAARAIGKVLPELDGKLNGMAMRVPTPNVSVNDLVVEVERPTGVEEVNDLFRRTAEGPMRGILAYSDLPLVSRDYNGDPHSAIVDGLSTMVIEGTLVKVVAWYDNEWGYANRLVDLAAYLARRGL
- a CDS encoding ATP-dependent Clp protease proteolytic subunit, whose translation is MIIPTVVERSGRGERAYDIYSRLLKDRIIFLGTPIDDDVANLVVAQLLYLAAEDPEKDISLYINSPGGSITAGLAIYDTMKFVRPPVNTICVGMCASMGAFLLAAGTPGKRFALPNSEIMIHQPWGGAEGQATDIAIHARRILRMRDRLNSLLAEMTGQPLERIAQDTERDRFLTAEEAREYGIIDHVITRPTDVRLEHAS
- a CDS encoding Catabolite repression HPr-like protein Crh, with the translated sequence MTRPVTIRLHGGLRARSAARFVQQANRFRANVYLERGEHRVNAKSIMGVMGLALAAGEEVVLLADGPDAEEAVTALAKFLSHEYPVEV